One segment of candidate division WOR-3 bacterium DNA contains the following:
- a CDS encoding lysylphosphatidylglycerol synthase transmembrane domain-containing protein, with protein MKKVFNYLRIIIAITLLYYLLKKIDFQESLKVLKTLNFYYLFLANFAFFMFLIISNIRWKMLCSAIEINSSFSYLLKVYFASLFFNNILPTTIGGDVIRIAYTTKEKGLSPAFSAVFVDRAIGFIGLFFFALIASFFIFLENKNLYYLWLNALGTSILLLILFILFSEKFYSLFKKIYSKIRILKIGEKIEKLHLSIIVFKNHQLTMFYNFCFSLLIQFFLSLVWYFGSKSLNTNPKLLPYFLYIPLIGIITMLPITIGGLGIRENSFTIFFRNDLGENNARLASLIFLLINFFFSLIGGIIFLFLKREDKNGSTKS; from the coding sequence ATGAAAAAGGTTTTTAATTATTTAAGGATTATTATCGCCATAACCTTACTTTATTATCTTTTGAAAAAGATTGACTTTCAAGAAAGTTTAAAGGTATTAAAAACGTTAAATTTCTATTATCTATTCTTAGCAAACTTTGCTTTTTTTATGTTTCTCATAATTTCTAACATCAGATGGAAAATGCTCTGTTCGGCAATTGAAATTAATTCATCTTTTTCTTATCTTTTAAAAGTCTATTTTGCCTCTTTATTTTTTAATAATATCTTACCGACAACAATTGGTGGCGATGTGATTAGAATTGCTTATACAACAAAAGAAAAAGGATTATCACCGGCTTTTTCCGCAGTTTTTGTTGACAGGGCAATTGGCTTTATCGGTCTTTTTTTCTTTGCCCTTATTGCCTCTTTTTTTATCTTTTTGGAAAATAAAAATCTTTATTATCTTTGGCTAAATGCTTTGGGCACTTCGATTTTATTATTAATCCTTTTTATTTTATTTTCCGAAAAGTTTTATTCATTATTTAAAAAAATCTATTCCAAAATAAGGATATTAAAAATTGGCGAAAAAATTGAAAAACTTCATCTATCAATTATTGTTTTTAAAAACCACCAATTAACTATGTTTTATAATTTCTGTTTTTCTTTACTTATCCAGTTTTTTCTTTCCTTAGTTTGGTATTTTGGTTCCAAGTCATTAAATACTAATCCGAAACTCCTTCCTTATTTTCTTTATATTCCTTTGATTGGTATTATTACTATGTTACCAATCACCATTGGTGGCTTAGGAATTAGAGAGAATTCTTTTACTATATTTTTTAGAAACGATTTAGGAGAGAATAATGCTCGGTTAGCAAGTTTAATATTTTTATTAATTAATTTTTTCTTTTCATTAATTGGTGGAATAATATTCTTATTTTTAAAAAGGGAGGATAAAAATGGTTCAACCAAGAGTTGA
- a CDS encoding glycosyltransferase family 2 protein: MGFKVSVIIPAYNERDNIPFLFKELKEKLPDDYEIVLVDDGSDDGTYELALEEVKKYSNIKILKHLKNQGKTEAIITGLKACEGDIICIYDADLQFLPEDIINLVKKIEEGYDLVCGYKVGKYEKKFVSKTYNFLARLLFKLPVRDINALKVMKKEVLLNMKLRKDWHRYIVPLAHYLGYKIGEIPVKLRKRMFGTPKYSSKKRIIIGFFDLLAVAFQLTFLKKPMLYFGTIGLFSLFLGFIVGLISIILRILGHGYRPLLYLVILLILAGILFFSLGLIGEVQTSIIERLEEIEKRIK; encoded by the coding sequence TTGGGATTTAAAGTATCGGTTATTATACCTGCTTATAATGAAAGAGATAATATTCCTTTTTTATTTAAGGAATTAAAAGAAAAATTGCCGGACGATTATGAAATAGTTTTGGTTGATGATGGTAGTGATGACGGAACTTATGAATTGGCTCTTGAAGAGGTAAAAAAATATAGCAATATTAAAATATTAAAACATTTAAAAAATCAGGGAAAAACCGAAGCAATTATTACCGGCTTAAAGGCTTGTGAAGGTGATATTATCTGTATTTATGATGCTGATTTACAATTTCTACCAGAAGATATTATCAATTTAGTAAAAAAAATAGAAGAGGGCTATGATTTGGTTTGTGGTTATAAAGTAGGTAAATATGAAAAGAAGTTCGTATCAAAAACTTATAATTTCTTAGCAAGGTTATTATTTAAATTACCGGTACGGGATATAAATGCTTTGAAGGTAATGAAAAAAGAGGTTTTATTAAATATGAAATTAAGAAAAGATTGGCATCGTTATATTGTTCCTTTAGCCCATTATCTGGGTTATAAAATCGGAGAGATTCCAGTTAAATTAAGAAAAAGAATGTTTGGTACTCCAAAGTATTCTTCTAAAAAAAGGATAATAATTGGCTTTTTTGATTTATTAGCGGTTGCCTTTCAATTAACTTTCTTAAAAAAACCGATGCTTTATTTTGGCACAATTGGGCTTTTCTCTTTATTTCTTGGTTTTATCGTAGGTTTGATATCAATAATTTTAAGGATTTTAGGTCATGGCTACCGACCTCTTTTATATTTGGTTATCTTATTAATTTTAGCGGGTATATTATTTTTTAGTTTAGGTTTAATAGGAGAAGTTCAAACAAGCATTATTGAAAGATTAGAAGAGATCGAAAAAAGGATAAAATGA